The following proteins are co-located in the Camarhynchus parvulus chromosome 17, STF_HiC, whole genome shotgun sequence genome:
- the TOR4A gene encoding torsin-4A, whose translation MEEELPCSEVDGKSFLRDLGVEMPCMESSPTGDTSGAEEDAGEVPCAESSTKEEAATDPGIVFTEGSMEGETQGSGSGREGGIPGSASGSDREGDIPGSSREGDIAGSGSDREEDIPGSGSDREGDIAVTDSDGEGEMPCDAKEEASSSESDAEEVPDAVIPAASKKITSISSPLRAIVRLRRRYQGLKKSRLHLELPREKSAEFVHTRLLQRQLSLNRTSLYSPSMAFFNQSGFESSQYFTFDTSVEHYSVKKCRRKKSRRKSRMVLYPDKTKKYLPAEEKSKAKRCLLLLIAIMFFQILNAIENLDDNLQKYDLDGLEKTMHREVFGQKVAVESIVELLKDYLATHVHNKPLVISLNGPTGVGKSHVGWVLAKHFRSVMDNDFVLQYFVMHHCPSGVAPLTCEIDLSKKIADMVTRAEIEEKTPLFILDEVELMSPVLLDTLSRFFEPNQTNEFLNAIYILISNLGGAEITKFVIQNASTELLHQQRGAEELLSIIQPVLGRVHPLWKAADIIPFVLLEKAHVINCFQEQMRREGLYPDQKHIENLANQLSYYTTGDKQYSSMGCKQVVAKVNLL comes from the exons ATGGAGgaagagctgccctgctctgaggtgGATGGAAAAAGTTTCCTTAGGGATCTGGGGGTGGAGATGCCCTGCATGGAGAGCAGTCCCACAGGAGACAcatctggagcagaggaggatgcaggagaggttccctgtgctgagagcagcacaaaaGAAGAGGCTGCAACTGACCCAGGAATTGTCTTCACTGAGGGCAGCATGGAAGGAGAGACacagggcagtggcagtggcagggaagggggcattcctggcagtgccagtggcagtgacagggaAGGGGACATTCCTGGCAGTAGCAGGGAAGGGGACATtgctggcagtggcagtgacagggaAGAGGACAttcctggcagtggcagtgacagggaAGGGGACATTGCCGTCACCGACAGCGATGG ggaaggggaaatgCCCTGTGATGCAAAAGAAGAGGCCTCTAGCTCTGAGAGTGACGCAGAGGAAGTACCAGATGCTGTGATCCCTGCTGCTTCCAAGAAAATCACTTCCATTTCCTCCCCCCTGCGGGCCATCGTCCGCCTGCGCCGGCGCTACCAGGGGCTGAAGAAAAGCCGGCTGCATTTGGAGCTGCCTCGGGAAAAGTCTGCAGAGTTTGTCcacaccaggctgctgcagaggcagctgtcCCTGAACAGAACTTCCCTGTACAGCCCTTCCATGGCCTTCTTTAATCAGTCTGGCTTTGAGAGCTCCCAGTACTTCACCTTTGACACGTCTGTGGAACATTACTCGGTGAAAAAGTGCAGGCGGAAAAAGAGCCGGAGGAAATCCAGGATGGTTCTCTACccagataaaacaaaaaaatacctcCCAGCAGAGGAGAAGAGCAAGGCAAAGCGCTGCCTCCTCTTGCTCATTGCCATTATGTTCTTCCAGATTCTTAATGCAATAGAGAACCTGGATGATAACCTCCAAAAATACGACCTGGATGGTTTGGAGAAAACCATGCACCGGGAAGTGTTTGGGCAGAAGGTTGCTGTGGAAAGTATTGTGGAATTACTGAAGGACTATCTGGCTACCCACGTCCACAACAAGCCTCTGGTGATCTCTCTGAACGGCCCCACAGGGGTTGGGAAGAGCCACGTTGGCTGGGTGCTGGCCAAGCACTTCCGCTCTGTCATGGACAATGACTTTGTGCTGCAGTACTTTGTGATGCATCACTGCCCCAGCGGGGTGGCTCCGCTCACCTGTGAAATAGATCTGTCCAAGAAGATTGCTGACATGGTTACCAGAGCTGAAATAGAGGAAAAGACCCCACTGTTTATTCTGGATGAGGTTGAGCTCATGTCCCCCGTCCTGCTGGACACTCTCAGCCGATTCTTTGAACCCAATCAAACCAACGAGTTCCTCAATGCCATCTACATTTTAATCAGCAACCTGGGAGGTGCTGAAATCACAAAGTTCGTTATCCAGAATGCATCCACTGAGCTCCTGCATCAGCAGCGTGGagctgaagagctgctgagcatcatccagccagtgctgggcagggtgcACCCTCTGTGGAAGGCTGCAGACATCATCCCCTTCGTCCTCCTGGAGAAGGCTCACGTCATAAACTGCTTCCAGGAGCAGATGAGGAGGGAGGGGCTCTACCCTGACCAGAAACACATTGAAAATTTGGCAAATCAGCTCAGTTACTACACTACAGGGGACAAGCAGTACTCCAGCATGGGCTGCAAGCAGGTTGTGGCCAAAGTCAACCTCCTGTAG